The Thermomicrobiales bacterium genomic sequence CTCGATTCCGTCCGCACATCGGACAGCTCTTTGAGAGTCATGTGGACGATTCGGCGTTCGTTGGCCGGCATCGGCTCCAGCGCGATCGGTCGATTGTTGCGCGCAACCTGCCGTGCGACGCGTTCCGCCAGCCCGATCAGCGACTCCTCGCGGTGCGTGCGGTAGCCCTCGATGTCGACAATGACGCGAATCCAGTCCTCGTTCTGCTTGTTGACCAGCAGATTGATCATGTACTGGAGGTGTGCCAGGTTTTCACCGCGTCGTCCGATCAGCATGCCCAGGTCGCGGCCCATGATGTCGATGAAGACGGTCAGTGGCTCATCGTTGCCGACCGGCATGACGGACGGGTTGTCGACGGCCATGACATCGGCGTGCACGCCCATGCGGTCCAGCAAGTCACGGACGACCTGCTTGGCGAGCGCCTCGGCCTCAATCGTGGCCTCATCGGTCGCGGCCGACGGCTGACGCGGCTGCGCGTTGGCCGGTGGACGCCATGAGCTGGTCGATGCACCCGGCGCGCCGCCCCGGCCGCCGCGTCGCCCTTGCGCGTACTGACGCGGGCCACGGCTATCGCGTGGTCGTCCATCGGTCTGGCGCGGTCGAGCGCCGCCGCTGTGCGGTGGCTGGCGGTCGCCACGCGGCAGGGCGACGTTGCCCTTCAGCTCGACGTGGACGAGGACCTCGCCCTCACCGTAGATGTCATCCTCGGTTTCGGCGAGGATCTGGACATCGACCTTGTCGCGCGTCGTGCCCAGTTGCTCGAGCGCGAGGCGAATGGCCTCATCTGCCGAGCGCGCCTGAATCTCAACGCTGCGCATGCGATCCATGTCCGCCCCCATCTGTCGTTGTTGCGTTTCGTCGTGCCGAGGCTCGGGTCTGCTCGGCCTATCGTCCAGATTGATCGTTCTGCGTTGATGAGCGTGCGCGCCCGGTCATCACTCGGCTTGCTGTCGGGTCGACCGGCGGCGATGCACCGCTCACCTGCGGCACGCTGTCATCGCTCGTCGTTGCCTGCGCCCTGGACTTCTTCTTCGAAGATGCCCCCGAAGATCCCGACGAGCCTGATGATCCTGAAGACGATGGCTGCTTACCACGCGCTTCCGCTGCGACGCGCTGGCGCTCCTCCATCTCCTTCATGCGGCGCTGCATCATGCCCATGACGCCCTTGGGCTGGTATTCCGCGACTTCAACGCGTTCGACCGGCTTGCGATGGCCGAGGCGGCGATGCTCCGGCATCTCCGGCAGCCACGGGAACCAGTTCTTCATCGAGCCCCAGCCGGTGATGAACCACTGCTGGATGACCGAGTAGACGCTCTGTGTTGCCCAGTAGAGCACAGCGCCGGCCGCGAACGTCCAGCCGAAGAAGACGACCATCAGCGGCATGAAGTTCATCATCGTGTTCATCATCTGCTGCTGCGGGTCGCTGGCCTTGGGCGCATTATGCGGCCGCATCATCTTCGTCTGGATGAACTGGAAGACACCGGCGGCAATCGGCAGGATCTTCAGTGGGTCAGCCTCGCCGAGATTGGGAATCCAGAGGAACGCGCCGCCGTCATCTGAGATATGGCGGACGGCGAAGTACAGGCCGAAGAAGATCGGGATCTGCAGCAGCATCGGGAAACACCCGGCTGCCGGGTTGATCTGATACTCCTGATAGAGCTTCATCGTCTCTTCGGTGACCTTCTGCCGATCCTTGGAGTGCTTCTTCTGCAGCTCCTTGATCTTCGGCTGAAGCTCCTGCATGGCGGCAGTCGATCGAATCGACTTGACCGTCAGCGGCAGCATCAGGGTCTTGAGGAAGATGGTGAAGACGATGATTGCCAGGCCAACGCTGCCGGTGTAGGTCGAAATCTCCCGCAGCGCCCACTCAATGAAATCGACGTAGCCGTGCCAGATACCCATGCAGGTGGAATGTCCTAACCAAAATTCGTGGCGCGGATGTCGGTGCACCAGGCAGCGACAGTCACACTCGTCCATGTTGTGCGTGGCACGTGGCCATTGTGCGGCCCCGGCCGGTCGGTGATGTGTTGGCGCGCGGCTGTCGGACTATGGAACTGGATCGTAGCCGCCCTTATTGAATGGATTGCAACGCAAAACACGCCATATCGCCATCGCGCCGCCTCGGATGATACCGTACTTGGCGATAGCCTGGTAGCCATATTCCGAGCAAGTTGGCTGAAATCTGCAGGCCGAAGGCAGCATCGGCGAGACCCAGTTCTGGTAGCCACGGATGAGCCGGAGCAGCAGGCGCTTCATTGCGTCGCGCTCTCGTCATCCTGCTGCGCCAGCAGGCGGGCTCGACGTGCAACTCGCTCCAGATCGGACGCGATGTCGGTGGCCGTTGTCTGGGCATTGACGCTGTTGCGCGCGATCAGGACGATGTCAAAGCCCTGTCGGAGTTGCGGATGCAGCGTCCGCACCGCCTCGCGCATCAGTCGCTTGGCGCGATTGCGCGCGACAGCGTTGCCGAGCCGCTTGCCGGCCGCAAAGCCGTAGCGGTTCGTCGCGCCATCACTCGGCAGCGCGATGAGGACGAGCGTGCGGCTGGACCAGCTCTTCCCGCGGGCGCGAACGCGCTCGAACTCGGATTCTCGACGGATGCGAAACTCGCGTGCGATCATGGCGTCACCGTGCCTGAAACGGCAATGGCCCACCCGGTGTCGGGTGGGCCAGGCACGAGCAAGATAGCCGTCGCTACTTGTTCAGTGTTGGCTTGCGCTCGTCACTGACCGACAACTGGTGACGGCCCTTGCGACGACGGGCAGCCAGCACCGCGCGTCCACCGCGCGACTTCATGCGCTTCATGAAGCCGTGCTCGCGCTTGCGCGGAATTCGCTTCGGCTGGTACGTCCTCTTTGGCATCTGATAGTCCTCCGCCTCTGGGATTGTTTCTCAATGCGCAATGGCCCCAGCAACGCTTCGCCCGCGCTCGACGGAGGCCAGCGCATACTATACGAAATCGACGCCGCACTCGTCAAAGCCTGCGCCACGCTTGCTCGCGACACGTCCTGCGCGCAGTCGCCATTCCTGACACAATTACCGACTATCTGACCGGCACGCTGGATCCACATTGAGGCGAGATGACGAAGGACGATCGACCGATTACACAACGACGACTGGCCCGGATGCGCGGCACCTTGGAGCGCCGCCAGCCCGATCTGACGATTGTCATCGAAGACGTGCACGATCCACACAATGTCAGCGCCATGCTGCGGTCGTGCGACGCCGTCGGCGTGTCCGGCGCTCACCTGGTCTACGGCGTCGATGAGCGCCCCGAGCTGAGCAAGGGCGTCGCGGCCAGCGCCCAGCGCTGGCTCGACCTGCATAACCACGAGTCAATTCCCGACTGCTACGCATCCCTCCGCGAGCGTGGATACCGAATCTACGCCACGTCACTCACCCATGACGCGGTCGATCTCTACGACCTGGACCTGACTGCTCCAATCGCGTTCGTATTCGGGAATGAGACGCGCGGTGTCAGCCCGGCAGGTGTGGATGGAGCCGATGGCTGCGTCTATATCCCGATGATGGGCATGGTCGAGTCGCTGAACGTGTCGGTTGCCTGCGCCGTGTCGCTGTACGAAGCGCTGCGGCAGCGGCAGGTTGCCGGGCGCTACGCTGCATCGACCTGGCCCGCCGACGAGATCGACGCACGACTGCGCTCGTGGCTCGTGCGCGACCGACGCGACCCGGGTGCCGCCACCACGGCGATCGAATCCGGCCCAATCAAAGCCCGCAACAGGTCTCATCGATAGGTTGCTTGCAGAGAATCCTTCAGTCGAGCGAGCCGTCACCGATGCCTGACGACATCACTGCGATCTGAATGACTGAGACTGTGGGACGCTGCCGAATTGACAGCCTGTCGCCGAAAAGCCCCTCAGTCCTTCGCGTCATCCCTGCTGTCGAGTCGTCGTTCGAGCGGGCGGATCAGTGCCAGGATGGCGACCGTCATCACGGAGCCGCCGATCGCGAGGATGAAGTAGCCCGCGCCACAGGCCATCCCGATTGCCGCTGCGACCCAGAGCCCTGCTGCGGTCGTCAGCCCGTGGACGCGCGACTCTTGTCGGAAGATGATGCCGCCACCCAGAAAGCCGACGCCGGTCACAATCGTTGACCCAATGCGGGTCGGGTCGAGGCGGCTGGCTCCTTCGCCGGTGGCAAAGTCCTGGACAATCAGGATGCTGGCGACCATGAAGAGCGCCGCGCCGAGCGAAACGAGCATGTGCGTTCGCAGACCGGCGCTCTTGTCAAGCAACTCGCGCTCGTAGCCGATGATCCCACCGAGCACGATGGCGGTGGCAATCCGAAGGAGTGAGTCCCATTCGGTGAGGTCCATCGATCGGTTCCCTCTTCGATGAATGCCCCCTGGCGTTGCGATCAGAGCGTCGTGACGCTCAGGTCAATCACCTCGTCAGCCGGAGCCTCGGTCAGGTCAGTCAGTCGGGCGACCAGCGCGTCGCTGTCAATCGGTGCCGCCATGATATCTGACGCACCCGCCGACAGCAGCGCTGCTGCATCAATCGGACCGGCACCTGCGACGACGATCACCGGGATCTGCTCGGTGCCCGGGTATTCGCGCAGCTGATGCAACACCGCCTGTGCATCGAGGCGATACAGATCATCCTGAATCACGATCGCATCCGGCAGCATCTCGATTGCGCGCACGATCGCGGCCAAACCATCTCGCACCTGCGTCACGTTGAAACCGGCGGCATCCAGCCGGTCGTACAGCGCTGCCCCGTTGCCGCCGTCGTTCACGCCCAGCAGAATCCGCCCGCGGCGTTGCGGCACGGGGTCGCCATGCGGGAGCAGGTCGCGCACGACGGCCGAGACGTGGTCCGGGCCGGCGTCACTGCGCAGAAACACCACGCGCCGCGCCGTCTCGCGCAACGACTGCGACGTGCCACCAACGAGCACGAGCGGTGTGTCTGCCAACTCCGGCACCGCGTCGAGATCGTCCAGCAGGAGCTGGAGGCCCGCTCGGGCAGCCTGTGGCCGAATGACGATGACCGCAGGACGATGGAGCTCAGCCTCGCCGACGATCGCACGAACGGACTGTGAGCGCGGATAGATTGTCAGCGCCGGAATACTCTCCCCCCAGGCGCGCCGGTCGCGCGGGTCGGCTGTCGCGACGAGCACAACCGGCGGCTCACCCTCGCCGTTGCCATCGGCCCAGCGGTCGCGGGCGACTGGCAACGTGAACCGCACCGTCGTCCCGACCCCTTCGCGGCTGGCGGCGGTGATTCGTCCGCCGTGCCGCTCGACCAGCAGTCGCGTGATGGCCAGGCCCAGCCCGGTGCCGCTGACCGCTTGCGTCGTGGGATGCTCGACGCGGAAGAACTTGGTGAAGACGTGCTGAAGGGCGTCGGCAGGGATGCCGATACCGGTGTCCGACACGCTGACCGCGACGAACGTGTCGAGCACTTCGGCCCGGACAGTGATCCAGCCATTGTCAGGCGTGTACTTGTAGGCGTTGGCCACCAGGTTCGTCAGGATCTGCGTCAGACGCGCCTCATCGGCATAGACGCGCGGCGCGGTTGGGTCTAACTCCTCCAGGATGTTGAGGTTCTTCGCTTCCTGAACGGGCTGGAGACTGCGCACGACGTTGCGAATGGCCGCAATGACATCGACCGCCGTCTGGTCGAGCTGAATGCGCCCGGATTCAATCCGCGACATATCGAGCATGTCGTTGACCAGGTTGACCAGGCGGTTCGCGTTGCCCTGCACAACAGTGAGCAGCTCGCGTTGCTGGCGCGTGACGTTGCCGGCGTCGCCATCAAGCAGCAGGTCGGTAAAGCCTTTGATGGCCGTCATCGGCGTGCGCAACTCGTGAGAGACGACCGAGATGAACTCGTTGCGCGTCTCTTCCATGCGGACGGCCTCGGTGACATCACGCAGCAGCCAGACCGACTCTGCCCGTCGGCGTCGGGCGGGGACGGTGCGCAGCGGGCTGACGATCGTGCTGACGACCCGGTTGCCGACCTGGCGCACGACAGACTGCGGATTGTCCTGGCGGTGCAGTTTCGGCAGCAGGCGGATTTCGGCGACGCTCAGCAGGCCGAGCTCGGTCGCGGGCATGCCGATGACAGCTCGTGCATTCACGTTGAACAGGCGGCAGGCAGCCGGGTTGATCTCCGTGACATTGCCGTCCGGGTCGAGAACGACGATGCCCTCGTTGGCGCTCTCGAAGATCGTTGCGTAGCGATCGACCTCAACCGCGCTGAGCTCTCCACCATGCTCCTTCCCGGCGCGGCGATGGAAGATCAGCCACTGGACCGCCAGCAATGCCACCAGCACGACTACGCCACCGACCAGAAGCGACATGCCGTCCAGCCCGCCGATGTCCACGCTGGATACCGCGCGCTCGTCGAGCAGTTGAACGCTAATCTGGGTGAGGAAGGATGTGTGTACCACCGACGAGTCCTGCCCGTGTATGTTCCACGCCGTGTAGGTCGCGGGGAAGGCTTTCCGCCTGAGCGGGTGGCGTCAACTACGATGATATAGTGATAGCCAAATTTCCGTCAGTTCTGTTCGATTCCAGGAAATGAAGACACACGCAAGATGAGTCAGACCGGCGCGATTGCTGACTTTGGTCGGCGGATTATGGACAACGTCGATCGGGTGATGGTCGGCAAGCGGGATGTCAGCGAGCTGATCCTTGTCGCACTGCTCTGTGAAGGCCACGCGCTGCTGGAGGACGTTCCGGGCGTTGGCAAGACGATGCTGGCGCGCTCGATCGCGCGTTCAATCGGCGGCGACTTGCGCCGCGTGCAGTTCACGCCCGACTTGCTGCCGTCCGACATCTCTGGCCTGAGCTACTACAACCAGAAGCTCGGGGATTTCGTCTTCCGCGCAGGCCCGGTCTTCTCGAATGTCCTGCTCGCCGACGAGATCAACCGCGCCACGCCACGCACGCAAGCAGCCCTGCTGGAGGCGATGGAAGAGCGCACCGTCACGATCGACGGCGAGACGATGGCGCTGCCGCGACCGTTCCTCGTGCTGGCGACAGAGAATCCGATCGAGCTTGAAGGTACGTTTCCGCTGCCGGAAGCGCAGCTCGATCGCTTCCTGCTGCGTATTTCCGTTGGCTACCCCGACGCCGAGCAGGAGTCGGACATGCTGGTGCGGCTACAGCGCGCCCACCCGATCGACACGCTCGAATCGGTGGCGACGCCGGACGATCTGGTCGACGCAGCCAGGCAGGTCCGCGAGATTCACGTTGAACCGGACTTGCGCACCTACATCATCTCCGTCGTCCGCGCCACACGCGAGCACGACGCCATCGAGCTGGGCGTCAGCCCACGCGGCACGCTGGCGCTGTTCCGCGCTTCACAGGCATTGGCGGCTCTGCGTGGCCGCGACTACGTGATCCCCGACGATGTGAAGGCGATGGTTCAGCCGGTGCTCAATCACCGCCTGATGCTCTCCCCAGATGCGCGCCTGCGTGGGCGCACAACCCCGAGCATTCTGCATGAGATCCTGGAATCCCTTCGAGTTCCTGTCGAGCTTGCGTGAG encodes the following:
- the rnpA gene encoding ribonuclease P protein component, which produces MIAREFRIRRESEFERVRARGKSWSSRTLVLIALPSDGATNRYGFAAGKRLGNAVARNRAKRLMREAVRTLHPQLRQGFDIVLIARNSVNAQTTATDIASDLERVARRARLLAQQDDESATQ
- a CDS encoding MgtC/SapB family protein; the protein is MDLTEWDSLLRIATAIVLGGIIGYERELLDKSAGLRTHMLVSLGAALFMVASILIVQDFATGEGASRLDPTRIGSTIVTGVGFLGGGIIFRQESRVHGLTTAAGLWVAAAIGMACGAGYFILAIGGSVMTVAILALIRPLERRLDSRDDAKD
- the yidD gene encoding membrane protein insertion efficiency factor YidD translates to MLPSACRFQPTCSEYGYQAIAKYGIIRGGAMAIWRVLRCNPFNKGGYDPVP
- the rpmH gene encoding 50S ribosomal protein L34 translates to MPKRTYQPKRIPRKREHGFMKRMKSRGGRAVLAARRRKGRHQLSVSDERKPTLNK
- a CDS encoding MoxR family ATPase; protein product: MSQTGAIADFGRRIMDNVDRVMVGKRDVSELILVALLCEGHALLEDVPGVGKTMLARSIARSIGGDLRRVQFTPDLLPSDISGLSYYNQKLGDFVFRAGPVFSNVLLADEINRATPRTQAALLEAMEERTVTIDGETMALPRPFLVLATENPIELEGTFPLPEAQLDRFLLRISVGYPDAEQESDMLVRLQRAHPIDTLESVATPDDLVDAARQVREIHVEPDLRTYIISVVRATREHDAIELGVSPRGTLALFRASQALAALRGRDYVIPDDVKAMVQPVLNHRLMLSPDARLRGRTTPSILHEILESLRVPVELA
- a CDS encoding ATP-binding protein — its product is MVHTSFLTQISVQLLDERAVSSVDIGGLDGMSLLVGGVVVLVALLAVQWLIFHRRAGKEHGGELSAVEVDRYATIFESANEGIVVLDPDGNVTEINPAACRLFNVNARAVIGMPATELGLLSVAEIRLLPKLHRQDNPQSVVRQVGNRVVSTIVSPLRTVPARRRRAESVWLLRDVTEAVRMEETRNEFISVVSHELRTPMTAIKGFTDLLLDGDAGNVTRQQRELLTVVQGNANRLVNLVNDMLDMSRIESGRIQLDQTAVDVIAAIRNVVRSLQPVQEAKNLNILEELDPTAPRVYADEARLTQILTNLVANAYKYTPDNGWITVRAEVLDTFVAVSVSDTGIGIPADALQHVFTKFFRVEHPTTQAVSGTGLGLAITRLLVERHGGRITAASREGVGTTVRFTLPVARDRWADGNGEGEPPVVLVATADPRDRRAWGESIPALTIYPRSQSVRAIVGEAELHRPAVIVIRPQAARAGLQLLLDDLDAVPELADTPLVLVGGTSQSLRETARRVVFLRSDAGPDHVSAVVRDLLPHGDPVPQRRGRILLGVNDGGNGAALYDRLDAAGFNVTQVRDGLAAIVRAIEMLPDAIVIQDDLYRLDAQAVLHQLREYPGTEQIPVIVVAGAGPIDAAALLSAGASDIMAAPIDSDALVARLTDLTEAPADEVIDLSVTTL
- a CDS encoding RNA methyltransferase; this translates as MTKDDRPITQRRLARMRGTLERRQPDLTIVIEDVHDPHNVSAMLRSCDAVGVSGAHLVYGVDERPELSKGVAASAQRWLDLHNHESIPDCYASLRERGYRIYATSLTHDAVDLYDLDLTAPIAFVFGNETRGVSPAGVDGADGCVYIPMMGMVESLNVSVACAVSLYEALRQRQVAGRYAASTWPADEIDARLRSWLVRDRRDPGAATTAIESGPIKARNRSHR
- a CDS encoding KH domain-containing protein, which translates into the protein MDRMRSVEIQARSADEAIRLALEQLGTTRDKVDVQILAETEDDIYGEGEVLVHVELKGNVALPRGDRQPPHSGGARPRQTDGRPRDSRGPRQYAQGRRGGRGGAPGASTSSWRPPANAQPRQPSAATDEATIEAEALAKQVVRDLLDRMGVHADVMAVDNPSVMPVGNDEPLTVFIDIMGRDLGMLIGRRGENLAHLQYMINLLVNKQNEDWIRVIVDIEGYRTHREESLIGLAERVARQVARNNRPIALEPMPANERRIVHMTLKELSDVRTESSGEGENRRVTIFPQ
- a CDS encoding YidC/Oxa1 family membrane protein insertase, producing MGIWHGYVDFIEWALREISTYTGSVGLAIIVFTIFLKTLMLPLTVKSIRSTAAMQELQPKIKELQKKHSKDRQKVTEETMKLYQEYQINPAAGCFPMLLQIPIFFGLYFAVRHISDDGGAFLWIPNLGEADPLKILPIAAGVFQFIQTKMMRPHNAPKASDPQQQMMNTMMNFMPLMVVFFGWTFAAGAVLYWATQSVYSVIQQWFITGWGSMKNWFPWLPEMPEHRRLGHRKPVERVEVAEYQPKGVMGMMQRRMKEMEERQRVAAEARGKQPSSSGSSGSSGSSGASSKKKSRAQATTSDDSVPQVSGASPPVDPTASRVMTGRARSSTQNDQSGR